From Chitinophagales bacterium, the proteins below share one genomic window:
- a CDS encoding T9SS type A sorting domain-containing protein, producing MKKCFILLTMSSLIVVKSFAQSPIDTVSGYITSNTTWTKSNVYFMKGFIYVINGATLTIEPGTLIKGDKASKGSLVVTRGCKVIADGTPGEPIVFTSNGPQSFRTYGDWGGVVLLGKATINQPGGEALIEGGIEDGLGNGTYGGGATPDDNDNSGIIRYVRIEFPGIAFQPNSEINGLTCGGVGRGTILDHIQVSYSGDDSYEFFGGTVNAKHLIAFRGLDDDFDTDNGFGGKLQFLYGLRDPNIADVSGSNGFESDNDATGSADIPITKATFSNVTIAGPRVTATTSINGSFKRAAHLRRNTQQDIYNTILMAYPTGLMIDGPAAEANALADQLQVRNTIIAGCTANFEVVAGSTFDISTWFGTPAYNNATYANNTDLMLTDPFNLAGPNAMPLIGSPALTGADFTNTNLTDPFFEAVSYRGAFGDSDWTSGWTNWTPGNTAYTAVHDPKSISEINLYPNPMTTQATLNLNLLKGNHVNIEITDLAGRVLSEVLDENMGAGSHTFNINTHLASGLYLLLIKTGDENQMIKLTIAK from the coding sequence ATGAAAAAATGTTTTATACTACTCACAATGAGCTCTTTGATTGTTGTAAAATCATTTGCACAATCGCCCATAGATACGGTATCAGGATACATTACTTCCAATACTACCTGGACAAAAAGCAATGTCTATTTCATGAAAGGATTTATCTATGTAATCAATGGCGCTACATTAACCATAGAACCTGGCACGCTGATAAAGGGCGACAAGGCATCAAAGGGATCGCTGGTAGTTACCCGCGGCTGCAAAGTGATAGCTGATGGCACTCCTGGTGAGCCTATTGTTTTTACTTCTAACGGGCCTCAAAGTTTCCGTACTTACGGTGATTGGGGGGGCGTTGTCCTTTTAGGAAAAGCCACTATTAATCAACCAGGCGGTGAGGCACTTATTGAAGGAGGTATCGAAGACGGGCTCGGTAATGGAACCTACGGCGGTGGTGCTACTCCTGATGATAATGATAACTCCGGCATCATAAGATATGTACGCATTGAGTTTCCGGGAATCGCTTTTCAACCCAACAGTGAGATCAATGGCTTAACCTGCGGTGGTGTTGGCAGGGGAACCATTCTCGATCACATCCAGGTGAGTTATTCAGGTGATGATTCATATGAGTTTTTCGGAGGAACCGTAAATGCAAAACACCTTATTGCATTTCGCGGGCTCGATGATGATTTCGATACCGATAACGGTTTCGGCGGAAAACTGCAATTCCTCTATGGTTTAAGAGATCCTAATATTGCGGACGTCAGCGGATCAAATGGATTTGAATCAGATAATGACGCCACTGGTTCAGCAGACATTCCAATTACCAAAGCAACTTTTTCGAATGTAACCATTGCTGGTCCGCGTGTTACTGCAACCACGAGTATTAACGGCAGCTTTAAAAGAGCTGCCCATCTCAGAAGAAATACGCAGCAGGATATTTATAATACTATCCTGATGGCATATCCCACGGGATTAATGATTGATGGACCTGCAGCGGAAGCAAATGCTCTTGCGGATCAATTACAGGTTCGTAACACAATTATTGCAGGCTGCACCGCCAATTTTGAAGTAGTCGCGGGAAGCACCTTTGATATCAGCACCTGGTTTGGCACTCCGGCATATAATAATGCCACATACGCAAATAATACTGACCTCATGCTAACTGATCCGTTTAATCTTGCTGGTCCTAATGCAATGCCACTTATTGGATCCCCGGCATTGACAGGTGCAGATTTCACGAATACCAACCTCACTGATCCTTTCTTTGAAGCAGTGAGCTATCGCGGTGCATTCGGTGACTCTGACTGGACAAGCGGATGGACAAACTGGACACCCGGAAATACGGCATATACAGCTGTTCACGATCCAAAATCAATTTCAGAAATTAATCTTTATCCCAATCCCATGACAACCCAGGCAACACTGAATCTCAACCTTCTAAAAGGCAACCACGTTAATATCGAAATCACCGACCTTGCTGGTCGCGTGCTTAGTGAAGTGCTGGACGAAAATATGGGTGCAGGCAGCCATACCTTTAATATAAATACACATCTTGCATCCGGCCTTTATCTTCTCTTAATAAAAACAGGAGATGAAAATCAAATGATCAAATTGACTATAGCAAAATAA